One stretch of Variovorax sp. 54 DNA includes these proteins:
- a CDS encoding PEP/pyruvate-binding domain-containing protein — protein MAVAPAPADAQLARKPSYYQQQTPLQPEGPAAQLVPRPAVPASLPALRSQGDFDMLARVYDAGTPMQLAHVLFAIDRQAKPARMHYIDTPRFQLHVRFLRDTRLTPNTLKREIDRNYLVPDRRFLFGTLSWQQNIGTFTYEFWEGDRLTVPLLREAEAQVKASFFAPVKFKTNSTLHERIAKEAGIDFVSQEALIREQPFLPMNLGTATGRVRIVNDASGLNALLPDDIAVLREVPINLPPVAGVLTERPSTALSHVNLLAKGWGIPNAYVRDAATVLKAHAGQWVALKVAASGYQLRRLTAEEIAALPPRAVRAAATGALPGSGKAAKPDLRETRLLPLASLRARSSVQCGSKAANLGAVLAARIPSTTVPDGFCIPFAHYDRFMRSNGLAERIARMQQQPGFAGDPQVRQKALAQLRDEIVQWPVDAGTAAAWRAAWQSQLGGGGVFVRSSSNSEDLPGFSGAGLYTTVPNVKTGDALELAVKKVWASVFNPEAWEARSAAGFGAESVLMGVFVQTAIDSTNAGVMITRDPFDAGHPHVTYISAKRGIGIRVVEGQRVAEQVMYSSWSKAIQVLSRSAEETALQLDKDGGVKEVPVELGRHVLTDELVVRLANVGAAVKRTFNAVDQDIEWATVGDKIVLLQARPYVERRR, from the coding sequence ATGGCCGTCGCGCCCGCACCGGCCGACGCGCAGCTCGCGCGCAAGCCGTCGTACTACCAGCAGCAAACCCCGCTGCAGCCCGAAGGGCCCGCCGCGCAACTGGTGCCGCGCCCCGCCGTGCCGGCCTCGTTGCCGGCGCTGCGCAGCCAGGGCGATTTCGACATGCTGGCGCGCGTCTACGACGCCGGCACGCCTATGCAGCTGGCCCATGTGCTGTTCGCGATCGACCGGCAGGCCAAGCCGGCGCGCATGCACTACATCGACACGCCGCGCTTCCAGCTGCACGTGCGCTTCCTGCGCGACACGCGGCTCACGCCGAACACCCTCAAGCGCGAGATCGATCGCAACTACCTCGTGCCCGACCGCCGCTTCCTGTTCGGCACGCTGAGCTGGCAGCAGAACATCGGCACCTTCACCTACGAGTTCTGGGAAGGCGACCGGCTCACGGTGCCCTTGCTGCGCGAGGCCGAGGCGCAGGTGAAGGCCAGCTTCTTCGCGCCAGTGAAGTTCAAGACCAACTCCACGCTGCACGAACGCATCGCGAAGGAGGCCGGCATCGACTTCGTGAGCCAGGAGGCGCTGATCCGCGAACAGCCCTTCCTGCCGATGAACCTCGGCACCGCCACGGGCCGCGTGCGCATCGTGAACGACGCCTCGGGCCTGAATGCGCTGCTGCCCGACGACATCGCCGTGCTGCGCGAGGTGCCGATCAACCTGCCGCCGGTGGCCGGCGTGCTGACCGAACGGCCGTCTACGGCGCTGTCGCACGTCAACCTGCTGGCCAAGGGCTGGGGCATTCCGAACGCCTACGTGCGCGATGCCGCCACGGTGTTGAAGGCGCACGCGGGCCAGTGGGTGGCGCTGAAGGTCGCGGCCTCGGGCTACCAGCTGCGCCGCCTCACGGCAGAAGAAATCGCCGCGCTGCCGCCACGCGCCGTGCGTGCCGCTGCCACCGGCGCGCTGCCCGGCAGCGGCAAGGCCGCGAAGCCCGACCTGCGTGAGACGCGCCTGCTGCCGCTGGCCTCGCTGCGTGCGCGCAGCAGCGTGCAGTGCGGCTCGAAGGCGGCCAACCTCGGCGCCGTGCTGGCTGCGCGCATTCCCTCGACCACCGTGCCCGACGGCTTCTGCATTCCGTTCGCGCACTACGACCGCTTCATGCGATCGAACGGGCTGGCCGAGCGCATCGCGCGCATGCAGCAGCAACCCGGCTTCGCGGGCGACCCGCAGGTGCGGCAGAAGGCACTGGCGCAGCTGCGCGACGAGATCGTGCAGTGGCCTGTCGATGCGGGCACCGCGGCGGCGTGGCGCGCCGCGTGGCAATCGCAGCTGGGTGGGGGCGGCGTGTTCGTGCGCAGCTCGTCCAACTCGGAAGACCTGCCGGGCTTCAGCGGTGCGGGGCTCTACACGACGGTGCCCAACGTGAAGACCGGTGACGCGCTCGAGCTCGCGGTGAAGAAGGTCTGGGCCTCGGTGTTCAACCCCGAGGCCTGGGAGGCGCGCAGCGCCGCGGGCTTCGGCGCAGAGTCGGTGTTGATGGGCGTCTTCGTGCAGACCGCCATCGACTCGACCAACGCCGGCGTGATGATCACGCGCGACCCCTTCGACGCGGGCCACCCGCACGTCACCTACATCTCGGCCAAGCGCGGCATCGGCATCCGCGTGGTCGAGGGCCAGCGCGTGGCGGAGCAGGTGATGTATTCGAGCTGGTCCAAAGCCATCCAGGTGCTGAGCCGCTCGGCCGAAGAGACGGCGCTGCAGCTGGACAAGGACGGCGGCGTGAAGGAAGTGCCCGTGGAGCTGGGCCGCCACGTGCTGACCGATGAGCTGGTGGTGCGGCTCGCGAACGTGGGCGCGGCGGTGAAGCGCACGTTCAATGCGGTCGACCAGGACATCGAGTGGGCGACGGTGGGCGACAAGATCGTGCTGCTGCAGGCGCGGCCGTATGTGGAGCGGCGGCGCTAG
- a CDS encoding double zinc ribbon domain-containing protein, translating to MLERLFGGHGGSRHGGGGGHHGSQGGYGYGRDAPPPPPSGGSACPACRAVNAAGARFCQQCGASMLPAACRQCGTAMAPGAKFCAQCGQSTEAAPRA from the coding sequence ATGCTCGAACGACTCTTCGGTGGACATGGGGGCTCGCGCCACGGCGGCGGGGGCGGGCACCATGGTTCGCAAGGCGGCTACGGGTACGGCCGCGACGCACCGCCGCCGCCACCATCCGGTGGCAGCGCCTGCCCGGCCTGCCGCGCGGTGAACGCCGCCGGTGCGCGCTTCTGCCAGCAATGCGGCGCGTCGATGCTGCCCGCGGCCTGCCGGCAGTGCGGCACGGCGATGGCGCCCGGCGCGAAGTTCTGCGCGCAATGTGGCCAGTCGACGGAGGCGGCACCGCGCGCCTGA
- the gorA gene encoding glutathione-disulfide reductase: protein MQPFDFDLFVIGGGSGGVRAARMAAQTGARVALAEAAELGGTCVNVGCIPKKLYSYAAGYAEAFEEAEGYGWKLPEAPQFDWGHLKTQRAKEIGRLNGIYGSLLKNSGVTLVTGWAQLVDAHTVEIDGKRHTARHLLVATGGTPFVPAIAGREHIVTSDAMFDLDPFPKRLLVVGGGYIACEFASIFNGLGSKVTQLHRRAHLLTGFDDDVRQFLATEMGKAGVDVRLNCEVSSIARGPDGLVVTLARGQQIEADTVLFATGRVPNTQGLGLEAAGVKVDDKGAIAVDAHYRTSVPSIYAVGDVSTRVQLTPVALAEAMVVVDALFGKGKRGMDYEFIPTAVFTHPNIGTCGYSEIDARAKFGEVTVFSSEFKSLRHTLSGRSERTFMKLVVDKKSDRVVGLHMVGADAGEVVQGFAVAMRAGATKAIFDSTIGIHPTAAEEFVTMREPMPG from the coding sequence ATGCAACCATTCGATTTCGACCTCTTCGTCATTGGCGGCGGCAGCGGCGGCGTGCGCGCCGCGCGCATGGCGGCGCAAACCGGCGCGCGCGTCGCGCTGGCCGAGGCCGCCGAACTGGGCGGCACCTGCGTCAACGTGGGCTGCATCCCAAAGAAGCTCTACAGCTATGCGGCCGGCTATGCCGAGGCCTTCGAGGAAGCCGAAGGCTACGGCTGGAAGCTGCCCGAGGCGCCGCAGTTCGACTGGGGCCACCTCAAGACGCAGCGCGCCAAGGAGATCGGCCGGCTCAACGGCATCTACGGCTCGCTCTTGAAAAACTCGGGCGTCACGCTCGTCACCGGCTGGGCGCAGCTGGTCGATGCGCACACGGTGGAAATCGACGGCAAGCGCCACACCGCACGCCACCTGCTGGTGGCCACCGGCGGCACGCCCTTCGTGCCCGCAATTGCGGGCCGCGAACACATCGTGACCTCCGACGCGATGTTCGACCTCGACCCGTTCCCCAAGCGCCTGCTGGTGGTGGGCGGCGGCTACATCGCCTGCGAGTTCGCGTCGATCTTCAACGGCCTGGGCTCGAAGGTGACGCAGCTGCACCGCCGCGCCCACCTGCTCACCGGCTTCGACGACGACGTGCGCCAGTTCCTCGCCACCGAGATGGGCAAGGCCGGCGTCGACGTGCGCCTGAACTGCGAGGTCTCGTCGATCGCGCGCGGCCCCGACGGTCTCGTGGTCACGCTCGCGCGCGGCCAGCAGATCGAGGCCGACACCGTGCTCTTCGCCACCGGCCGCGTACCCAACACGCAGGGGCTCGGCCTCGAGGCGGCCGGCGTGAAGGTCGACGACAAGGGCGCGATCGCGGTCGATGCGCACTACCGCACCTCGGTGCCGTCGATCTACGCGGTGGGCGACGTGTCGACCCGCGTGCAGCTCACGCCCGTGGCACTGGCCGAGGCGATGGTGGTGGTCGATGCACTGTTCGGCAAAGGCAAGCGCGGCATGGACTACGAGTTCATTCCCACCGCCGTGTTCACGCACCCCAACATCGGCACCTGCGGCTACAGCGAGATCGACGCACGCGCGAAGTTCGGCGAGGTCACCGTGTTCTCCAGCGAGTTCAAGTCGCTGCGTCACACGCTCTCGGGCCGCAGCGAGCGCACCTTCATGAAGCTCGTGGTCGACAAGAAGAGCGACCGCGTCGTCGGCCTGCACATGGTGGGCGCGGACGCGGGTGAAGTGGTGCAGGGCTTTGCGGTGGCGATGCGCGCGGGTGCGACGAAGGCGATCTTCGACAGCACCATCGGCATCCACCCGACGGCCGCTGAAGAGTTCGTGACGATGCGCGAACCGATGCCCGGCTAG
- a CDS encoding ketopantoate reductase family protein has translation MKVAVMGAGAVGCYYGAMLARAGHEVVLIGRPSHVEAVRAHGLRLEAKTFDVQVPLDASTEADAVQGADLVLFCVKSTDTESAAAQIEAHLAPGALVLTLQNGVDNDARVRSVLTSHDVAAAVVYVATEMAGPGHVKHHGRGELVIAPSRRSDEVAQALIAAGVPTQVSDNVRGALWAKLVLNCAYNALSAVSQLPYGELVQGTGVSDVIRDVVAECLAVAKAEGVVIPGDVDAAVRGIAQSMPSQYSSTAQDLARGKRSEIDHLNGLVVRRGEALGVPTPANRVLFVMVKLLEGKQPQAGV, from the coding sequence ATGAAAGTCGCAGTCATGGGTGCCGGCGCGGTCGGCTGTTACTACGGCGCCATGCTGGCGCGCGCGGGTCACGAGGTCGTGCTGATCGGCCGGCCTTCGCATGTGGAGGCGGTGCGCGCGCACGGGCTGCGACTCGAGGCCAAGACCTTCGACGTGCAGGTGCCGCTCGATGCCAGCACCGAAGCGGACGCGGTGCAGGGCGCCGACCTCGTGCTGTTCTGCGTGAAGTCCACCGACACCGAATCGGCCGCCGCGCAGATCGAGGCGCACCTCGCGCCCGGCGCGCTGGTGCTCACGCTGCAGAACGGCGTCGACAACGACGCGCGCGTGCGATCGGTGTTGACGTCCCACGACGTGGCCGCTGCCGTGGTCTACGTGGCGACCGAGATGGCAGGGCCGGGCCACGTGAAGCACCATGGCCGCGGCGAGCTGGTGATCGCGCCGTCGCGCCGCAGCGACGAGGTCGCGCAGGCACTGATCGCCGCCGGCGTGCCCACGCAGGTTTCCGACAACGTGCGCGGCGCGCTGTGGGCCAAGCTGGTGCTCAACTGCGCCTACAACGCGCTGTCGGCGGTGTCGCAGCTGCCGTACGGCGAACTCGTGCAGGGCACCGGCGTGAGCGACGTGATCCGCGACGTGGTCGCCGAATGCCTCGCAGTCGCGAAGGCCGAAGGCGTGGTGATTCCGGGCGATGTCGACGCGGCGGTGCGCGGCATTGCGCAGTCGATGCCCTCACAGTATTCGTCGACCGCGCAAGACCTCGCACGCGGCAAGCGCAGCGAGATCGACCATCTCAACGGGCTGGTGGTGCGGCGGGGCGAGGCGCTGGGTGTGCCGACGCCGGCGAACCGGGTGTTGTTCGTGATGGTGAAGCTGCTGGAAGGCAAGCAGCCCCAGGCCGGCGTCTAG
- a CDS encoding LysR substrate-binding domain-containing protein: MKRDCPTIQELLAFDAVARQQSITLAAGALCITVSAVSKQIAGLEAFLGRELLQKNGRGVQLTPQGRVYWQKISGGLRAIETATFEARSGDAGAGLLTLASVPTFLTKWLIPRLPAFSQKSRHVMLSFSRHLEPSDGIPAGVDAAIRYGPDGWPGVVSEYIAGREFVLIVARALVEGRHRIAQPIDIVGHTLLHHEGAPTAWRQWAAQHGVPEVQTVAGPRFAQYSALIQAALNGLGIGLVPKLLVQEELAEGALLSPCGTPVRVDQGHYLCYRPDRLDLPAFAAFREWIMGEGQKSRGVETEA; encoded by the coding sequence ATGAAGCGTGATTGCCCCACCATCCAGGAGCTGCTGGCCTTCGACGCCGTGGCGCGCCAGCAGAGCATCACGCTCGCGGCCGGTGCGCTGTGCATCACCGTGAGCGCTGTGAGCAAGCAGATCGCGGGGCTCGAGGCCTTTCTCGGCCGCGAGCTGCTGCAGAAGAACGGCCGCGGCGTGCAGCTCACGCCGCAGGGGCGTGTGTACTGGCAGAAGATCTCGGGCGGCCTGCGCGCCATCGAGACCGCGACCTTCGAGGCGCGCTCGGGCGATGCCGGTGCCGGCCTGCTCACGCTGGCCAGCGTGCCCACCTTTCTCACCAAGTGGCTCATCCCGCGCCTGCCGGCCTTCAGCCAGAAGAGCCGCCACGTGATGCTGAGCTTCAGCCGCCACCTGGAGCCCAGCGACGGCATTCCGGCGGGCGTCGATGCGGCCATCCGCTACGGCCCCGACGGCTGGCCCGGCGTGGTGTCCGAATACATCGCGGGGCGCGAGTTCGTGCTGATCGTGGCGCGTGCGCTGGTCGAGGGGCGCCACCGCATCGCGCAGCCCATCGACATCGTCGGCCACACGCTGCTGCACCACGAGGGCGCGCCCACCGCGTGGCGCCAGTGGGCCGCGCAGCACGGCGTGCCCGAAGTGCAGACCGTGGCCGGCCCGCGCTTCGCGCAGTACTCGGCGCTGATCCAGGCAGCGCTCAACGGGCTGGGCATCGGGCTCGTGCCCAAGCTGCTGGTGCAGGAAGAGCTGGCCGAAGGCGCGTTGCTGAGCCCCTGCGGCACACCGGTGCGCGTGGACCAGGGCCATTACCTCTGCTACCGGCCCGACCGCCTCGACCTGCCGGCCTTCGCTGCGTTTCGCGAATGGATCATGGGCGAGGGGCAGAAGTCGCGCGGCGTCGAGACCGAGGCATGA
- a CDS encoding ABC transporter permease — MPVAQDIRRHPLIRGISLVYGLYLLLPIALLMIGSFGGNWTNTLLPTGITGQWYVDLWLDTSFRKAFVSSLVVAMSACAINTVLALPLAYALYHGARRGSSIAARIVSATPVAVPTITLAFGYMIVFNTDLAPWLGSMPLLIAAHAILTLPYLTNTLLTDLRHQDLGRLEQAAATLGASGWQQFTGIVLPGLRQSLISGLVMVAAISVGEFGLSNLLTSFQNRTYPVVLLQAFYGATGFACAATVILLVLASASALLSSSLVKRRA, encoded by the coding sequence ATGCCGGTTGCGCAAGACATTCGGAGACACCCCTTGATTCGCGGCATCTCGCTCGTCTACGGCCTGTACCTGCTGCTGCCCATCGCCCTGCTGATGATCGGCAGCTTCGGCGGCAACTGGACCAACACGCTGCTGCCCACGGGCATCACCGGGCAGTGGTATGTCGACCTGTGGCTCGACACCTCGTTCCGCAAGGCCTTCGTGAGCAGCCTCGTGGTGGCGATGAGCGCCTGCGCGATCAACACGGTGCTGGCGCTGCCGCTGGCCTATGCGCTGTACCACGGCGCGCGGCGCGGCAGCAGCATCGCGGCGCGCATCGTGAGCGCCACGCCGGTCGCGGTGCCGACCATCACGCTGGCCTTCGGCTACATGATCGTTTTCAACACCGACCTCGCTCCCTGGTTGGGCTCGATGCCGCTGCTGATTGCGGCGCACGCGATCCTCACGCTGCCCTACCTCACGAACACGCTGCTGACCGACCTGCGCCACCAGGACCTCGGGCGGCTCGAGCAGGCCGCCGCCACGCTCGGGGCCTCGGGCTGGCAGCAGTTCACCGGCATCGTGCTGCCCGGCCTGCGCCAGAGCCTGATCAGCGGGCTGGTGATGGTGGCCGCCATTTCGGTGGGCGAGTTCGGGTTGTCGAACCTGCTCACGAGCTTCCAGAACCGCACCTATCCGGTGGTGCTGCTGCAGGCCTTCTATGGCGCGACGGGCTTTGCCTGCGCGGCCACGGTGATCCTTCTCGTGCTGGCGAGCGCGTCGGCCCTTCTTTCCTCCTCCCTTGTGAAGCGACGCGCATGA
- a CDS encoding ABC transporter ATP-binding protein, which produces MSLLLDNVSYNYPGSTHGLHDVSLDVRTGELVAVIGPSGSGKSTLLKLVAGLETGHTGRIVLGGDDMSRTPVHQRHIGMVFQSYALFPHLSVLDNVAYGLKLRKVDTAERRKRAQELLDIVGLGDYTQRAVAQLSGGQQQRVALARALAIDPRALLLDEPLSALDASVRGHLRDQIRSIQQRFNATTLLVTHDQEEALVMADRVAMLKDGRLLQIATPREIYEHPASRAVAEFVGLSTILPAKVASPGRLDMGFAELFAETGTRPFGTAVHVLVRPEHIRPDPAPDSVNRLAGRIGAQRYLGALTRYDFDVAGAGKPFLAESAAPAAEAIAIAPEHLRLLDH; this is translated from the coding sequence ATGAGCCTCCTCCTGGACAACGTCAGCTACAACTACCCCGGCAGCACGCACGGTCTGCATGACGTGTCGCTCGACGTGCGCACCGGCGAACTCGTGGCGGTGATCGGCCCCAGCGGCTCGGGCAAGTCGACGCTGCTCAAGCTGGTGGCGGGCCTGGAGACCGGCCACACGGGCCGCATCGTGCTCGGCGGCGACGACATGTCGCGCACGCCCGTGCACCAGCGCCACATCGGCATGGTGTTCCAGAGCTACGCGCTGTTTCCGCACCTGAGCGTGCTCGACAACGTGGCCTACGGGCTCAAGCTGCGCAAGGTCGACACGGCAGAGCGCCGCAAGCGCGCGCAGGAACTGCTCGACATCGTCGGGCTGGGCGACTACACGCAGCGCGCCGTGGCGCAGCTCTCGGGCGGGCAGCAGCAGCGCGTGGCGCTGGCCCGCGCGCTCGCCATCGACCCGCGTGCGCTGCTGCTCGACGAGCCGCTCTCCGCACTGGACGCCAGCGTGCGCGGCCATCTACGCGACCAGATCCGTTCGATACAACAACGCTTCAACGCCACCACGCTGCTGGTCACGCACGACCAGGAAGAAGCACTGGTGATGGCCGACCGCGTGGCGATGCTGAAAGACGGCCGGCTGCTGCAGATCGCCACGCCGCGCGAGATCTACGAGCACCCCGCGAGCCGCGCGGTGGCCGAGTTCGTCGGGCTCTCGACCATCCTGCCCGCGAAGGTGGCGTCACCGGGCCGGCTCGACATGGGCTTTGCCGAACTCTTCGCCGAGACCGGCACCCGCCCCTTCGGCACCGCGGTGCACGTGCTGGTGCGGCCCGAACACATCCGACCCGACCCCGCACCCGACAGCGTGAACCGACTGGCCGGCCGCATCGGCGCGCAGCGCTACCTGGGCGCGCTCACGCGCTACGACTTCGACGTGGCGGGCGCAGGCAAGCCCTTCCTCGCCGAGTCGGCCGCGCCGGCTGCCGAAGCGATTGCCATCGCGCCCGAACACCTCCGTTTGCTCGACCACTGA